CCCAGCGCTTCCGCTTTGGTTTGCCTGCCGTTGCAGACCTTCACCATCATCTCGAACAGCTCCTCGCCGATCTGCGACAGCGAGGCCCCCTCGGTGATGATGCGGCCGGCGTTGATGTCCATGTTGTCACGCATGCTGCGGAACGTCTCGGAGTTGCCGGTGATTTTGACGACCGGAGCGATCGGGCTCCCCGTGGGCGTACCGCGTCCTGTGGAGAAAACGATGACCTGCGCACCGCCGGCAACCATGCCGGTGATGGAGTCGATATCCTGCCCCGGCGTATCCATGAAATACAGGCCCCTCTTTCCTTCCGGAATTCGCTCGGCATATTCCAGAGCGCCGGTAAAAGGACGGGTACCGGCCTTGTACATACATCCCAAAGACTTCTCCTCAATGGTGGAGAGCCCGCCTTCCTTGTTTCCCGGGGTAGGCTGGCCGCTGCGAAGATCTTGCCCCAACATGATGGCGCGGTCTTCCACATCCCTGACCATACGCAGGAACTTGCGCCGCTCTTCCTCGTCAGCGAAACGCGCTGCCAGCAGATGCTCAGCCCCGATAACCTCGGTAGTTTCGCTGAGGATCGAGCTACCGCCCATGTCCACCAGCTTGTCGGAGACATAGCCGATAGCGGGGTTGGAGGCGAGCCCGCTTGTGGGATCGCTGCCTCCGCACTCCATGCCCAAGATAATCTCGCCGATGTCGAACTCCTCGCGAACATCTGCGGAAATGGCCCGCGCCATATCGGCCGCGATGCGTCCGCCTTCGGCGATGGTCTTCAGCGTACCGCCTTCTTCCTGAATGACGATGGACTGTACGGGTTTGCCCATTGGCTCGATCATGCCGGCCAGATGGCGCGCCTGAATGCCATCGCAGCCCAGCCCCACCACAAGGACCGCCCCGACGTTGGCGTTCATGCCAAAGCCTGCCAGAGTGCGCTCGGTCAGGGCCAGATCGCTGCCGATCTGACAGCAGCCATGTTGGGTAGGGACGCTGACGGCGCCGGGAACTTGGCAGGCGATCTTCTCCGCCGTATCCGCCGCGCAGACCGAGGTCGGCAGCACCAGCAGATAGTTGCGAATACCGTGTGGTCCCTGTGCGCGCCTATATCCCATCAGCTTCATCGTTCATTCCTCCCTTCGGCGTTTCTGTCGCCGCGGCCGCGGGTGCTTTCCAGATTATGCACGTGCACGTAATCGCCCGGATGCAGATCTGTCAGCGCAGTGCCGATGATCTCGCCATATTTGTAGCAATGTTCGCCCTTCTTGATCTCGGCTACCGCCATCTTGTGAAACTGCGGAATGTCGGCCGCGGCCACGTAGTTTTTGCCCTCAAATTCGATTCGTTCGCCCTTTGCCACCGGGCGCAGGCACGTAACCAGATTGTCCCGAGGATTCACGTGAATGACTGCGTTCATGAATGTTTTCCCGCCTTTCTTTCAGAGATGCGCTGCGCGTTCTTTCCCATGCCAAGACTGCCTAGGAAAAACATTTACCGATCTTCCTGACGGATCGTGCCGTCGGGATTGGTCCCGTATCTTTTGCGCAAACGCCGGTCCAGCAGGTTGCACAGCAACGGGCAAAGAATTGCCGTCACGATGATAGCAGCCGCCACCTGCACGGTAGAAATCGCCTCGATAGCGCCCAGCGAAGGATCGGCGGCGGCAAGAACAGCCGGCGTGCCGACGGCGTTGCCGGCCGTGGTGCCGATCGCCGCACCGCTGGCTTTGCGCTCGCCCATGGCGCGGATAACGAAATACCCCGCCATGCCGGTCAGAGCGGTGCACATCACGCCCAGGACGATGCCCGGCAAACCGCCGCGAACCAGCTGGCTAAAGCTGAGACTTGAACCGAGCGGAAAAGCGAAGAAAGGGATCAGAACCGTCGTACCGCTAGCCAGAAACTTGCGGAGATCTTCGTCAAGGTTGCCCAGAACGAAGCCCAGAACGATGGGGACCAGCGCGGCAACGAAGGTCAGGAAGGGGATGTTCGCCAAGCCCGTCAGCCCAAAGGCCAGCATCGTGAAGAATGGGCCGTCGTTCAGCGAGAGGATGGAAATAGCGCCAACGTCGGTAGAGTCTCCGTACTGCCCCGCCAAAGCGGCGTACAATCCTCCGTTGGAATTCGTGATGGCGGCGACGATGGCCAGCGGAGTCAGTCCCAAGACGCCCGTAGGACCAGCGAATTTGCCTACGCCCCAACCGATGAACGCGCCGATAAAAAATTTGGAAGCCGTCAAAAGGATCCCCTTCGCCAAAGGCTTACCTGCCTGCCTGACGTTGATCTGCGCTGCATTGCACAGGCAGAACAGAGCGATCAGGGCCGTCGCGCCGCTCTTGAACAGCGCCGTGGTAAAGCCGCCGATCTGAATTGACTTGGGGAACACCGAGTTGACGACGACGCCTAGCAGCAGAGGAACGACCATCAAGCCCCCCGGGATCTTTTGCACCGTTTTCAAAATTTTCATGCTCTTCTCTCCTTGGTAGAAAAATGAGATGCCGAAGTCACTTCCGCGTTTAGCGCTCGAACGTTTCCGCGCCGATAAACCACACGCTCCCCTTATCTCGCAGGATGCGGCACACGCGGCATCTGCCGCCGTCGCCCATCTCCGCGCCGTGCGCAGGACTTTTTTCCGCTCGCAACCTACGGCGTTGACGCCTCCCTCGTCCGCGGTTACGACGGCTCTTCCCAGCGTCTTTTCGCCTGAGCCAAACGGACAGCGTAGTCAATGGCATTCACAAGACTCAGCTCGTTGGCAACGCCCGTTCCCGCGTGACCGAAGGCAGTGCCGTGATCCACCGAGGCGCGGATGATCGGCAGTCCCAGCGTGACGTTCACGCCAGCGACAGCGTTCCACATCTTCTTTCCCCTGTCGTAGACGAAACCGACCACTTTCAGGGGGATATGCCCCTGATCGTGATACATGCAAACGACCATGTCGTACCAACCGCCCAGCGCTTTCGAGAACACCGTGTCGGGCGGTACCGGCCCGATAGCGTCGATCCCTTCAGCTCGAGCCGACTCGATCGCGGGGATGATCTCTTCGATCTCCTCGCACCCAAACATGCCGTTTTCTCCGGCATGGGGGTTCAGTCCGGCCACACCTACGCGAGGCTTCTCGATGCCAAGGTCTTTGCATGCCTTGTCCGCAATACGGATCACATCGAGGACGCGTTCTCTCTTGACTCGCTCGCAGGCTTCGCGCAATGACACGTGAGTGGAGACATGAACGACGCGCAGGTCGTCGTGAGCCAGCATCATGGTGTACTTTCTCGTGCGGGTGAATTCCGCGTAGATCTCCGTGTGTCCC
The Pyramidobacter piscolens W5455 DNA segment above includes these coding regions:
- a CDS encoding UxaA family hydrolase, which produces MKLMGYRRAQGPHGIRNYLLVLPTSVCAADTAEKIACQVPGAVSVPTQHGCCQIGSDLALTERTLAGFGMNANVGAVLVVGLGCDGIQARHLAGMIEPMGKPVQSIVIQEEGGTLKTIAEGGRIAADMARAISADVREEFDIGEIILGMECGGSDPTSGLASNPAIGYVSDKLVDMGGSSILSETTEVIGAEHLLAARFADEEERRKFLRMVRDVEDRAIMLGQDLRSGQPTPGNKEGGLSTIEEKSLGCMYKAGTRPFTGALEYAERIPEGKRGLYFMDTPGQDIDSITGMVAGGAQVIVFSTGRGTPTGSPIAPVVKITGNSETFRSMRDNMDINAGRIITEGASLSQIGEELFEMMVKVCNGRQTKAEALGHREFGIYKLAGTF
- a CDS encoding UxaA family hydrolase — translated: MNAVIHVNPRDNLVTCLRPVAKGERIEFEGKNYVAAADIPQFHKMAVAEIKKGEHCYKYGEIIGTALTDLHPGDYVHVHNLESTRGRGDRNAEGRNER
- a CDS encoding 2-keto-3-deoxygluconate permease, yielding MKILKTVQKIPGGLMVVPLLLGVVVNSVFPKSIQIGGFTTALFKSGATALIALFCLCNAAQINVRQAGKPLAKGILLTASKFFIGAFIGWGVGKFAGPTGVLGLTPLAIVAAITNSNGGLYAALAGQYGDSTDVGAISILSLNDGPFFTMLAFGLTGLANIPFLTFVAALVPIVLGFVLGNLDEDLRKFLASGTTVLIPFFAFPLGSSLSFSQLVRGGLPGIVLGVMCTALTGMAGYFVIRAMGERKASGAAIGTTAGNAVGTPAVLAAADPSLGAIEAISTVQVAAAIIVTAILCPLLCNLLDRRLRKRYGTNPDGTIRQEDR
- the pdxA gene encoding 4-hydroxythreonine-4-phosphate dehydrogenase PdxA — protein: MYRPLLGITMGDPAGCGPEIAVKALADSRVYERCRPLLIGDVKVMSDALRIARHPEVKINAVSSPRDGKYEFGTIDVYALDLVDMDSLVYGKVQSQAGEAAFQCVKKAIELAMSRDIDATVTNPISKEAINLAGHHYSGHTEIYAEFTRTRKYTMMLAHDDLRVVHVSTHVSLREACERVKRERVLDVIRIADKACKDLGIEKPRVGVAGLNPHAGENGMFGCEEIEEIIPAIESARAEGIDAIGPVPPDTVFSKALGGWYDMVVCMYHDQGHIPLKVVGFVYDRGKKMWNAVAGVNVTLGLPIIRASVDHGTAFGHAGTGVANELSLVNAIDYAVRLAQAKRRWEEPS